Proteins encoded within one genomic window of Humulus lupulus chromosome 1, drHumLupu1.1, whole genome shotgun sequence:
- the LOC133810204 gene encoding uncharacterized protein LOC133810204: MERKLVVLGIPWDVETDGLREYMSKFGELEDCIVMKERSTGRSRGFGYVTFVSEEDAKSALSGEHFLGSRMLEIKVATPKEEMRAPAKKVTRIFVARIPQSVSKATFQSHFEKYGEITDLYMPKDQGSTTHRGIGFITFANAESVDNLMADTHDLGGSTVVVDRATPKEDDFRPPVGRVPQGGYGAYNAYISAATRYAALGAPTLYDHPGPMYGRGESTRGVGKKIFVGRLPPEASVEDLRQYFGRFGRIMDVYVPRDPKRSGHRGFGFVTFAEDGVAERVARRSHEICGQQVAIDTATPLDDAGPSGNFMMNSAEAFGGYPGPMRGGYGRMYGSLDFDDWGGYGMGSGRPSRADWRYRPY; this comes from the exons ATGGAGCGCAAGCTTGTG GTTCTGGGTATTCCGTGGGACGTTGAAACCGATGGGTTGAGAGAGTATATGAGCAAATTTGGAGAATTGGAAGATTGTATTGTCATGAAG GAGCGTTCAACTGGTCGATCTCGTGGATTTGGCTATGTGACATTTGTGTCAGAAGAAGATGCTAAG AGTGCTTTATCAGGGGAGCACTTCCTTGGGAGCAGAATGCTGGAGATTAAAGTCGCAACCCCAAAG GAAGAAATGAGAGCACCTGCTAAGAAAGTGACCAGAATTTTTGTGGCAAGGATTCCACAATCAGTGTCAAAAGCTACTTTTCAGAG TCATTTTGAGAAATATGGTGAGATAACTGACTTATACATGCCAAAG GATCAAGGCTCGACTACACATCGTGGAATTGGGTTTATCACCTTTGCGAATGCAG AGTCTGTTGATAACTTGATGGCTGACACTCATGATTTGGGAGGTTCAACTGTAGTTGTTGATCGAGCGACTCCTAAG GAAGATGACTTTAGGCCTCCAGTAGGCAGAGTGCCACAGGGTGGATATGGTGCATACAATGCATATATTTCTGCAGCAACCAGATATGCAGCGCTTGGAGCTCCTACCTTATATGACCATCCAGGACCTATGTATGGAA GAGGTGAATCTACACGAGGAGTGGGAAAGAAAATCTTTGTTGGTAGGTTGCCTCCAGAGGCATCTGTTGAAGACCTTCGTCAATACTTTGGAAGATTTGGCCGTATAATGGATGTCTATGTTCCCAGG GACCCCAAAAGAAGTGGCCACAGAGGTTTTGGTTTTGTAACATTTGCTGAAGATGGTGTAGCAGAACGGGTGGCACGGAGGTCTCATGAGATATGCGGACAACAG GTTGCAATAGATACGGCCACACCTCTTGATGATGCTGGCCCTAGTGGAAATTTTATGATGAATAGTGCAGAAGCCTTTGGGGGATATCCTGGTCCAATGCGTGGTGGCTATGGCCGGATGTATGGAAGCCTGGATTTTGATGAC TGGGGGGGTTATGGAATGGGCAGTGGGAGACCGTCAAGAGCAGATTGGAGGTACAGGCCATACTAA
- the LOC133810188 gene encoding uncharacterized protein LOC133810188, with protein sequence MKKRSVSHDLGTYPSPGAPQYRGNTGGSQKGWASERLPPPATSIGGGLQIGSSSSAALMSFNSGRTLPSKWEDAERWICSPVFGQAMTSSSSSSKCLNNNNNNSQYQKRPKSKSGPIVHPATGYYSNHSPAAVVEGGGGGGGSLRSCVAASGSPFSTGVLAAESVFSSGVGVGVGQLSRMATVPIWPELGENSANSNSTPSPKKDGESSISRTVSKREMANQMSTPNKDCARSSMEVGRLSLTSSPPALLSIMEQHSDDHSGKIEVKDVQVDKRATMTRWSKKRGIRISKKDKLDVNNNDLSENALAVSASSFDVSESAMDNSKWQREEAKIIAWENLQKAKAEAAIRKLEMKLEKKRSATMDKIIDKLRTSQYKAHKMRTNLSANESHSHSHSHEVLKTPRKFFCLRKQIRVGLLGRFFTCRAF encoded by the exons ATGAAAAAACGTTCGGTTTCCCATGATCTAGGTACATATCCAAGCCCAGGAGCTCCACAATATCGTGGAAACACCGGTGGCTCTCAAAAGGGTTGGGCCTCAGAGCGGTTGCCGCCACCGGCGACGTCAATCGGAGGTGGTCTGCAGATTGGTTCATCATCATCAGCTGCTCTAATGAGTTTCAACAGTGGAAGAACACTGCCCTCTAAATGGGAGGACGCCGAGAGGTGGATTTGCAGCCCGGTTTTTGGACAAGCCATgactagtagcagtagtagtagcaagtgtttgaataataacaataataattctcAGTATCAGAAGCGACCAAAGTCCAAAAGTGGCCCAATTGTTCACCCGGCTACTGGCTACTACTCAAACCATTCTCCAGCTGCAGTGGTGGAAGGCGGCGGCGGTGGTGGCGGCAGCTTGAGGAGCTGTGTGGCCGCGAGTGGTTCGCCTTTTTCGACTGGTGTTTTGGCAGCTGAAAGTGTCTTCAGTAGTGGTGTTGGAGTAGGAGTAGGACAGCTCTCTAGAATGGCTACTGTTCCCATTTGGCCAGAATTAGGAGAGAATAGTGCTAATTCTAATTCAACCCCATCTCCCAAG AAAGATGGTGAATCCTCGATTTCCAGGACTGTTTCTAAGCGAGAAATGGCGAACCAAATGAGTACTCCAAATAAGGACTGTGCTCGTTCATCCATGGAGGTAGGGAGGTTGTCGCTTACTTCGTCTCCACCAGCTCTACTTTCTATAATGGAGCAGCATAGTGATGATCATTCTGGTAAAATAGAAGTCAAAGATGTTCAGGTTGACAAGCGAGCCACCATGACTCGGTGGTCAAAGAAACGTGGAATAAGAATCAGTAAGAAAGACAAGCTTGATGTTAATAATAATGACCTCAGTGAAAACGCCTTGGCAGTTTCAGCTTCTTCTTTTGATGTTTCAGAGTCTGCCATGGACAACTCAAA GTGGCAAAGAGAGGAAGCCAAAATCATTGCATGGGAGAATTTACAGAAGGCAAAAGCAGAAGCTGCAATTAGAAAACTTGAG ATGAAACTAGAAAAGAAGAGGTCAGCTACAATGGATAAGATCATAGACAAGCTGAGAACATCACAGTATAAAGCACACAAAATGAGAACCAATTTATCAGCCAACGaaagccacagccacagccacagccatgAGGTTCTTAAGACTCCACGCAAGTTCTTCTGCTTACGAAAGCAAATTAGGGTCGGATTACTAGGCCGCTTCTTTACCTGCCGCGCTTTCTAG